The Candidatus Eisenbacteria bacterium genome window below encodes:
- a CDS encoding tetratricopeptide repeat protein — protein sequence MNRRGRLDRRARRRESRARFLLFLFLLLLLSAGCSLRSDMRPEDRAGAAAERGFRLLSEGKWSHAMGAFRHALDLDPNHAPARCGLGRVFIETGYWSGAEANLLRAIELRPEYGDAELGLATLYFRMGRYDDAERRVLEAARNGAGESPRARHLLGLFAERRGMRSEAEAHYREGLRAAPGDEDLRLALVDLLRAEGRYREALEEIERERFMRGKEDEIRLRLADCRLHTGQELEAERLYRQLALSGAHAEAAREGLILLSLRRGDAEETARHLLAYAGLLEGEDAARVRDLVGVLASTDPLFSFLERCREVREEASDGLKERIDRWIRELEERSP from the coding sequence TTGAATCGCCGAGGGAGACTCGATCGGCGCGCGCGCCGGCGGGAGTCACGCGCGCGGTTTCTCCTCTTCCTCTTCCTTCTTCTCCTCCTCTCCGCGGGCTGCTCGCTCCGAAGCGACATGCGCCCCGAGGACCGGGCGGGCGCCGCTGCGGAGCGGGGTTTCCGTCTCCTCTCGGAAGGGAAGTGGTCGCACGCGATGGGAGCATTCCGCCACGCGCTCGATCTCGATCCCAACCACGCTCCCGCCCGGTGCGGGCTCGGACGGGTCTTCATCGAGACCGGTTACTGGAGCGGGGCGGAAGCGAACCTCCTCCGCGCGATCGAGCTCCGTCCCGAGTACGGGGACGCGGAGCTCGGCCTCGCGACGCTCTACTTCCGCATGGGGCGCTACGACGACGCGGAGCGCCGTGTGCTTGAGGCGGCAAGGAACGGGGCGGGCGAATCGCCGCGCGCGCGGCATCTCCTCGGGCTCTTCGCGGAGCGTCGCGGGATGCGATCCGAGGCGGAAGCCCATTACCGGGAGGGGCTCCGCGCCGCCCCCGGGGACGAGGACCTCCGTCTCGCTCTCGTCGACCTTCTCCGCGCGGAGGGCCGCTACCGGGAGGCTCTGGAGGAGATCGAGCGCGAACGTTTCATGCGCGGGAAGGAAGACGAGATCCGTCTTCGTCTCGCCGACTGCCGGCTCCACACCGGGCAGGAGCTCGAAGCGGAGAGGTTGTACCGCCAGCTCGCTCTCTCGGGCGCTCATGCGGAGGCCGCGCGTGAGGGGCTCATCCTCCTCTCGCTCCGCCGCGGGGACGCGGAGGAGACCGCGCGGCATCTTCTCGCCTACGCCGGGCTCCTCGAAGGAGAGGATGCGGCGCGCGTCCGCGACTTGGTCGGCGTCCTCGCTTCGACCGATCCGCTCTTCTCGTTCCTCGAGAGATGCCGCGAGGTTCGGGAGGAAGCATCGGACGGCTTGAAGGAGCGGATCGACCGGTGGATCCGGGAGCTCGAGGAGCGTTCCCCGTAG